One window of Deltaproteobacteria bacterium genomic DNA carries:
- a CDS encoding urea carboxylase-associated family protein, whose amino-acid sequence MMAILNSQVVPKNSGAAFELKKGQRIRIAGKSIVDFVAFNLHDLTERFDQARTKTNQVKIFISTGDVLYSKRNSPLMTIVEDTFTEGRHDLQKGMCSRRRFEMVAQGQSKRVFAEGVDINPKKAEEIPTHGCWENLSAAVKPWNIAPDDVPSPFNIFQCMRIDPDTGVMYDTMVRPQNEAHVDFRAEMDLLVAASACPESGRGQAIRVEIYEE is encoded by the coding sequence ATGATGGCTATTTTGAATAGTCAGGTCGTGCCGAAAAATTCCGGCGCGGCGTTTGAACTTAAGAAAGGGCAGCGCATTCGCATTGCGGGGAAAAGCATTGTCGACTTCGTGGCGTTCAATCTGCACGATTTGACCGAGCGTTTCGATCAGGCGCGCACCAAGACCAATCAAGTGAAAATTTTTATCAGCACCGGCGACGTGCTTTATTCCAAGCGCAACAGTCCGTTGATGACGATTGTCGAAGACACGTTCACAGAGGGGCGGCACGATTTGCAGAAGGGGATGTGCAGCCGCAGGCGCTTCGAGATGGTAGCGCAGGGGCAGTCGAAGAGGGTGTTCGCCGAGGGAGTTGATATCAATCCGAAGAAAGCTGAAGAGATTCCGACCCACGGCTGCTGGGAGAATTTGAGCGCTGCGGTGAAGCCTTGGAACATCGCGCCGGACGATGTGCCAAGCCCGTTCAATATTTTTCAGTGCATGCGCATCGACCCCGACACCGGCGTGATGTACGACACCATGGTACGGCCGCAGAACGAGGCGCATGTGGACTTTCGCGCCGAGATGGATTTGCTCGTCGCGGCGAGCGCGTGTCCGGAGTCGGGGCGCGGGCAGGCGATCCGGGTTGAGATTTATGAAGAGTGA